In Plasmodium chabaudi chabaudi strain AS genome assembly, chromosome: 10, a single genomic region encodes these proteins:
- a CDS encoding 14-3-3 protein, putative, producing MKSPDKRGHNVTRVSPLASPKNINLKNEKKNNPTDKGNHCVVHKDEGKNKVKTNIKEISDKNIINRKMKEKHMNIKNKENEIMITSEGNKKKKIINKNCSSTIINMEKDDLNMNKLSPHFIENNRNNFDTNLTKRRVNINKVKNYKKAEEYHRAKTVEARGKTKNDSLLYENNKKESCKTKKSKSFHTINYQNKENDFMNSSYSSLCNDDILGPYYETDINVENRYEETNEINKEEIENIKNKILNKYNNLTSEYNNKLQMLIYSSMNKNLKIKYDRESIYAFMKLAYKCSDYKYAIGCAILLLLDRLNNQQIELKEIEKEEIENTINSYNYYNIMSYKYAFRVFYKNYTLSLKGKKCEETNEFSNSSTNGSSIYIKKNICKNIRFKIKKEFLLNCEVIINIVNCIISTIPNDNENKIFYIHLNANQYKIVSNITDTGVKYKYEQLAKHAYKKAFELASIHLQPIDINFLSVASHYIYFLYSNLECEQKALKICIDVFDKSSNLLDQIEDDKQADKCARILSKMRYNIKRWSKKLNKNSILFLKF from the coding sequence ATGAAATCTCCAGACAAACGAGGTCATAATGTTACACGGGTTTCTCCTCTTGCAAGCcccaaaaatataaatttaaaaaatgaaaaaaagaataaccCAACTGATAAGGGCAACCATTGTGTAGTACATAAAGATGAAGGGAAGAACAAAGTGAAAactaatataaaagaaatttcagataaaaatataataaaccgaaaaatgaaagaaaaacatatgaatatcaaaaataaggaaaatgaaataatgataactagcgaaggaaataaaaaaaaaaaaataataaataaaaattgttctAGTACTATTATCAATATGGAAAAAGACGatttaaatatgaacaagtTATCACCACATTTTATAGAAAACAATAGAAATAACTTTGATAcaaatttaacaaaaagaagagtaaatataaataaagtaaaaaattataaaaaagctGAAGAATATCATAGAGCCAAAACAGTTGAAGCCAGAGGaaagacaaaaaatgatagtCTCCTATATGAAAacaacaaaaaagaaagttGCAAAACTAAGAAAAGCAAAAGTTTTCATACAAttaattatcaaaataaagaaaatgattttaTGAATTCTTCATATTCGTCTCTTTGTAATGATGATATTTTAGGGCCTTATTATGAAACAGACATAAATGTTGAAAACCGTTACGAAGAGACTAACGAGATAAATAAGgaagaaattgaaaatataaaaaataaaattttaaataaatataataatctaACTagtgaatataataataagttACAAATGCTAATTTATAGTAGcatgaataaaaatttaaagataaaatatgacAGAGAAAGTATATACGCTTTTATGAAACTTGCATATAAATGTTCTGactataaatatgcaattGGATGtgcaatattattattattagacAGATTGAATAATCAACAAAttgaattaaaagaaatagaaaaagaagaaatagaaaatacaataaattcatataactattataatattatgtcttataaatatgcatttagagttttttataaaaattatacattatcattaaaaggaaaaaaatgcGAAGAAACAAATGAATTTTCAAACAGTTCTACAAATGGTTcctcaatatatataaaaaaaaatatatgcaaaaatattcgatttaaaataaaaaaagaatttttaCTAAATTGTGaagttattataaatatagttaATTGTATAATTTCTACAATACcaaatgataatgaaaataaaattttttatatccattTAAATGCAAatcaatataaaatagtatCAAATATAACCGATACTggtgtaaaatataaatatgaacagCTAGCTaaacatgcatataaaaaagctTTTGAATTAGCATCCATACATTTACAACCAATAGATATTAACTTTTTAAGTGTAGCTAgccattatatatattttttatactctAATTTAGAATGTGAACAAAAagctttaaaaatatgtatagaCGTATTTGATAAATCTTCAAATCTTTTGGATCAAATAGAGGATGATAAACAAGCAGATAAGTGTGCACGAATTTTAAGTAAAATGAGATATAACATAAAACGATGGTCTAAAAagttaaacaaaaatagcatcctttttttaaaattttaa
- a CDS encoding nucleolar GTP-binding protein 2, putative — MIKKGSLKLGSARFAKSSVSNVKMDNRTINKEKEKRKTKEKLNRLKMYRTKADLKQMNAKINEVRRIEPSIKWFNNTRTISQNKLEIFRNKLEEHTNDPFSVVIKRSKLPMELLKDEKDCVTKKYKNENFLKIENYNDIYSKNKKRKKPKLNFESLEEYANNAQQKILNYETDKDNSLVHKKSNVEKKYIKDHLLRIGQSKRIWTELYKVIDSSDIILEVLDARDPIGTRCKKLEESLKKDRAHKHIILILNKVDLIPTSVAEKWVKILSKEYPTIAYHASINNPFGKSDLFNIIRQYSQFFKNMKKKHIHIGLIGYPNVGKSAIINSLKKKVVCISACIPGQTKYWQFIKLTNKIYLIDCPGIVPYDIEDSDKILRCTMRLEKITNPHYYIDDIFKMVNKSLILNLYKLPDDLTFSNSEEFLEILAKKTGKLLKGGEPDIISVSKILINDWIKGKIPYYVNPDEYVESTKGVESAKGEEPAKGEEQTKEEEPTLVDLEKPIDTQDNVESSAESEEEIEEDEN; from the coding sequence atgataaaaaagggGAGTTTGAAACTTGGGAGCGCGCGTTTCGCGAAAAGCTCTGTATCCAATGTAAAAATGGATAATAGgacaataaataaagaaaaagaaaaaaggaaaacaaaagaaaaattaaatagattaaaaatgtatagaACAAAAGCGgatttaaaacaaatgaatgcaaaaataaatgaagtACGAAGAATAGAACCAAGTATAAAATGGTTTAACAATACAAGAACTATAAGTCAAAACAAATTAGAAATATTTCGAAATAAATTAGAAGAACATACAAATGATCCATTTAGTGTTGTAATAAAACGATCAAAATTACCAATggaattattaaaagatgaaaaagatTGTgtaactaaaaaatataaaaatgaaaattttttaaaaatcgaaaattataatgatatatatagtaaaaacaaaaaaagaaaaaaacccaaattaaattttgaaaGTTTAGAAGAATATGCTAATAATGcacaacaaaaaatattaaattatgaaacAGATAAAGATAATTCATtagttcataaaaaatcaaatgtagaaaaaaaatatattaaagatCATTTATTAAGAATTGGTCAATCAAAAAGAATATGGACCgaattatataaagtaATAGATAGTTCTGATATAATATTAGAAGTGTTAGATGCAAGAGATCCTATTGGTACTagatgtaaaaaattagaagaaagtttaaaaaaagatagaGCCCATaagcatattattttaattcttaATAAAGTAGATCTTATACCAACATCAGTAGCAGAAAAGTGGGTTAAGATTTTATCGAAAGAATATCCAACAATTGCTTATCATGCATCTATAAATAATCCATTTGGAAAAAgtgatttatttaatattataagacaatattcacaattttttaaaaatatgaaaaaaaaacatatacatataggTTTAATAGGATATCCAAATGTTGGAAAAAGTGCAATTATTAATtcattgaaaaaaaaagttgttTGTATATCTGCATGTATACCTGGTCAAACTAAATATTGgcaatttataaaattaacaaataaaatttatttaattgatTGTCCTGGTATTGTTCCATATGATATCGAAGATTcagataaaatattacgATGCACAATGCgattagaaaaaattacaaatccacattattatattgatgATATCTTTAAAATGGTTAATAAATCTCTTATACTTAATCTTTATAAATTACCAGATGATTTAACATTTTCAAACTCTGAAGAATTTTTAGAAATACTTGCAAAGAAAACGGGAAAACTTCTTAAAGGTGGTGAACCAGATATTATCTCTGTGTCCAAAATTTTGATCAATGATTGGATCAAAGGAAAGATTCCATATTATGTTAATCCAGACGAATATGTTGAGTCCACAAAGGGAGTGGAATCCGCAAAGGGAGAGGAACCCGCAAAGGGAGAGGAACAAACAAAAGAAGAAGAACCCACCCTTGTAGATTTAGAAAAACCCATTGATACCCAAGATAATGTTGAAAGCAGTGCAGAAAGTGAAGAAGAAATAGAGGAAGatgaaaattaa
- a CDS encoding ERAD-associated E3 ubiquitin-protein ligase HRD1, putative: MEVNMRMYILVSHLAMACTLLYAFLKYDEFYSMVIYLSTEKFPKTIIYNFSLMIFILLCKLFLNFFIGELRYLEVEQLMDNARVFIMDTILFLVLSKPTINGKEVSSIILIKYLSIIVILKVYHLILYSRVSHIFELGVPRTRVLVKLFIFMVLLSVANLCMFRYFYKNSLKNSTMYLWLFFESLSIFESCQVSIVKFFINIIDIRSPNGLPNKSTILFFLDIIHDIMSLIIFLVFIFVFILNNFSNLPLHMTADIIHVIKTLITKFKSFKRYRELTKNIETKFINATEEELKEAGTCIICRDELKVGSKKLECAHIFHVECLKSWFIQQQTCPICRREIKPYPNKKDDIKKADQNDQNEQNEKQKQPTPLTAQEIIMKENFLPNHHFNYLNEVENQNSNNTQDKLADAFIQNSNMKKQIQILTDMCDYYRELSLTCLKEIDKINHSKMPASVMLRNIYGSRDYTTSNNTEDEVQKYLKKLNYVPEINDLKNYLEKVLVTDMKYTKDICSSI, from the exons TGTCGACCGAGAAGTTTCCAAAAACG ATAATTTACAACTTCTCCCTGATGATCTTCATCCTGTTGTGCAAACTATTTTTGAACTTCTTTATCGGAGAGTTGAGATATTTAGAAGTCGAACAGTTGATGGATAATGCAAGAGTATTTATTATggatacaattttatttttggtgTTATCAAAACCGACGATAAATGGAAAAGAAGTTTcttcaattattttaattaaatatttatcgaTTATAGTTATTTTAAAGGTTTaccatttaattttgtacTCTCGAGTGTCGCAT ATCTTTGAGTTAGGAGTCCCAAGGACGCGAGTACTTGTGAAGCTGTTCATTTTCATGGTCCTTTTGTCAGTCGCAAACTTATGCATGTTCAGATATTTTTACAAGAATTCTCTCAAAAATTCGACAATGTATTTATGGCTATTTTTTGAAAGTCTAAGTATATTTGAATCATGTCAAGTATCAAttgttaaattttttataaacataataGATATAAGATCACCAAATGGATTACCCAATAAATCAACgatattattctttttagATATAATACATGATATAATGAGTTTAATAATCTTCttagtatttatttttgttttcatcTTAAATAATTTCAGCAATTTGCCATTACATATGACAGCAGATATTATACATGTTATCAAAACACtaataacaaaattcaaatcatttaaaagatatagagaattaacaaaaaatattgaaacaaaatttattaatgcaACAGAAgaagaattaaaagaaGCTGGAACTTGTATAATATGTAGAGATGAATTAAAAGTAGGATCAAAAAAACTTGAATGCGCTCATATATTTCATGTTGAATGTTTAAAATCCTGGTTTATACAACAACAAACATGCCCAATATGCCGAAGAGAAATAAAACCATatccaaataaaaaagatgacATAAAAAAAGCTGATCAAAATGATCAAAacgaacaaaatgaaaaacaaaaacaacCAACTCCCCTAACCGCACaagaaattattatgaaagAAAATTTCCTACCTAATCACCATTTTAATTACTTAAATGAAGTTGAAAACCAAAACTCCAATAATACACAGGACAAACTTGCCGATGCCTTTATTCAAAATTCGAACATGAAAAAGCAAATCCAAATTTTGACCGATATG TGTGACTACTACCGAGAACTCTCTTTGACGTGCCTAAAAGAAATCGACAAAATTAATCATTCCAAAATGCCTGCAAGTGTAATGCTTAGGAATATATATGGGTCTCGTGACTATACGACATCGAATAATACCGAAGATGAagttcaaaaatatttaaaaaaacttaaTTATGTTCCAGAAATAaacgatttaaaaaattatttagaaaaagTATTAGTTACAGACATGAAATATACAAAAGATATTTGTTCATCAATATAA
- a CDS encoding actin-related protein, putative, whose protein sequence is MTSKNEITESLLCGGEDISALVVDLGFYSSKIGHNQEDTPRIFLNSICGEDIYDNGYINNVEEYGRGVHTNKLKFPLNIYNRHENVRIKPLFYKDSMSNEVILNTDVFEKIIEYSIEGVEIKRVYECSDEIIDPFKIGGLNLNISDHPILLSESNIHNNKIREQMTEILFEKYNVAALYFAKKAKLTSFSLGRSNSLVIDIGFSSLNINGVYEGYVLQKNSMDFNIGGDYFDRLIYNKLQKNNINILPYFCKNYVNGNNNWNVDLFQNIHDSYREEAILDVIRYMKESVCKVRVEHNTANGNSMNESNNNETCKKSTNSNESDNNLNNHSEYINNESYSLKDEFFELPDGFKINIDNYKYDIAEHLFKNSQFENNFKGLPQSVIDYIISSDVDIRKDLLQSIIITGGSSLFPGLAERLFYSLKESEAFANSIKVKILNMSSIVENKYSSWLGGSVLASLGTFQQLWVSKSEYLDSGHKLIFDRCF, encoded by the coding sequence ATGAcctcaaaaaatgaaataactGAAAGCCTTTTATGTGGTGGAGAAGATATTTCAGCACTTGTAGTTGATCTAGGTTTTTACAGTTCCAAAATAGGGCACAACCAGGAAGATACACcaagaatatttttaaatagcaTATGCGGAGAGGATATATATGACAACggatatattaataatgtgGAAGAGTACGGGAGGGGAGTACATACGAATAAATTAAAGTTCCcactaaatatatataatagacaCGAAAATGTAAGAATAAAacctttattttataaggATAGTATGAGTAATGaagttatattaaatactgatgtatttgaaaaaataatagaataTTCGATTGAGGGTgtagaaataaaaagagtGTATGAATGTAGTGATGAAATAATAGATCCATTTAAAATAGGTggattaaatttaaatattagtGATCATCCAATTCTTTTATCTGAAtctaatatacataataataaaataagagAACAGATGACAGAAATactatttgaaaaatataatgttgctgcattatattttgctaAAAAAGCTAAACTCACATCTTTTAGTTTAGGAAGATCAAATTCGCTAGTTATAGATATTGGGTTTAGCTcgttaaatataaatggaGTATATGAAGGATATGttcttcaaaaaaattccaTGGACTTTAATATTGGAGGTGATTATTTTGATAggttaatatataataaattgcaaaaaaataatattaatattttaccaTACTTTTGCAAAAACTATgtaaatggaaataataattggaATGTAgatttatttcaaaatattcacGATTCATATAGAGAGGAAGCTATTTTGGATGTAATAAGGTATATGAAAGAAAGTGTTTGTAAAGTTCGGGTTGAACATAATACAGCCAATGGAAATAGTATGAATgaaagtaataataatgagaCATGTAAAAAAAGCACAAATAGCAATGAAagtgataataatttaaataatcattcagaatatattaataatgaaagttattctttaaaagatgaattttttgaattaccAGAtggttttaaaattaatatagataattataaatatgatatagctgaacatttatttaaaaattcacAATTTGAAAACAATTTCAAAGGATTACCACAATCCGTTattgattatattatatcatcTGATGTAGATATAAGAAAAGATTTATTACAATCTATTATAATAACTGGTGGatcatcattatttccAGGTTTGGCTGAAcgattattttattctttaaaaGAAAGTGAAGCTTTTGCCAACTCAattaaagtaaaaatattaaatatgtcaTCAATTgtggaaaataaatactcATCATGGCTAGGTGGCTCTGTTTTAGCTAGCTTGGGTACATTCCAACAATTGTGGGTATCCAAAAGTGAATACCTTGACTCAGGACATAAACTTATATTTGACAGGTGTTTTTAA